The Oxyura jamaicensis isolate SHBP4307 breed ruddy duck chromosome Z, BPBGC_Ojam_1.0, whole genome shotgun sequence genome window below encodes:
- the LMBRD2 gene encoding G-protein coupled receptor-associated protein LMBRD2 — protein sequence MSGAALGLEIVFVFFLALFLLHRYGDFKKQHRLVIVATLLAWYLCFLIVFILPLDVSTTIYNRCKLAVNSSPAESNGSYVTLAPSKQRCFKPWSYIPDGIMPIFWRVVYWTSQFLTWILLPFMQSYARSGGFSIAGKIKTALIENAIYYGTYLLIFGAFLIYVAVNPKFNLQWNQLQTIGIAAANTWGLFLLVLLLGYGLVEIPRSHWNGAKRGYLLMKTYFKAAKLMTEKADAEENLEDVMEEVRKVSESIKYNHPLRKCVDTILKKCPNEYQERMGRNMDDYEDFEERQNSYPSEKSLVKLHKQVIYSVQRHRRTQVQWQILLEQAFYLEDVAKNETSATRQFVHTFQSQEPENKIVQYFYTPTVEWYWECLLRPWFYRVLAVVLAMFSVIVVWSECTFFSTNPVLSLFAVFIQLAEKTYNYIYIEMACFLTIFFLSICVYSTVFRIRVFNYYYLASHHQTDAYSLLFSGMLFCRLTPPLCLNFLGLTHMDATISHRDAQPTAYTSIMGSMRVLSFIADGFYIYYPMLVVILCIATYFSLGTRCLNLLGFQQFMGDSEMTSDLIDEGKELIRREKRKRQRQEEGENRRREWKERYGNREDSTRNRVVHTEQKESSFSETNANRPLSKYTRSNGRTERDRIELLQDAEPLDFNADSINDDPLESDSGRYQPGGRYLSMSRSVIFDDV from the exons ATGAGTGGTGCAGCTTTGGGACTTGAGATagtatttgtcttttttctggCCTTATTTCTACTTCATCGGTATGGAGACTTCAAGAAACAGCATAGACTGGTGATCGTAGCAACTTTACTGGCTTGGTATCTCTGCTTTCTTATTGTGTTTATACTGCCTCTGGATGTTAGTACG ACAATCTATAATCGATGCAAACTTGCTGTTAACTCCAGCCCAGCAGAAAGCAATGGCTCTTATGTTACTCTTGCACCAAG CAAGCAAAGATGTTTCAAACCATGGAGTTACATTCCCGATGGAATTATGCCAATTTTCTGGCGTGTTGTGTACTGGACGTCACAGTTTTTAACATG GATTCTTCTACCTTTCATGCAGTCATATGCTAGGTCAGGAGGGTTCTCCATTGCTGGAAAGATTAAAACTGCATTGATTGAGAATGCAATCTACTATGGCACTTACTTGCTGATTTTTGGAGCGTTTTTAATATATGTTGCTGTAAACCCAAAGTTCAATTTACAATG gaacCAACTTCAGACTATTGGGATAGCTGCTGCAAACACATGGGGTCTCTTTCTTCTTGTGTTGCTTTTGGGCTATGGTTTGGTGGAAATTCCCCGTTCTCACTGGAATGGGGCTAAGAGGGGTTATCTTCTCATGAAGACCTATTTCAAAGCTGCCAAACTGATGACTGAAAAAGCAGATGCAGAGGAAAATTTAGAGGATGTTATGGAG GAAGTCCGTAAAGTAAGTGAGAGTATCAAGTATAATCACCCCTTGAGGAAATGTGTTGATACAATACTGAAAAAG TGTCCTAATGAGTACCAGGAAAGAATGGGTAGGAACATGGATGATTATGAAGATTTTGAAGAAAGACAGAACAGTTATCCAAGTGAAAAAAGTTTGGTCAAACTTCACAAGCAG GTAATTTATTCAGTACAGAGGCATCGTCGTACACAGGTCCAGTGGCAAATTCTTTTAGAACAAGCCTTTTACTTAGAAGATGTGGCAAAAAATGAAACTAGTGCAACTCGACAGTTCGTTCATACGTTTCAGTCCCAGGAACCGGAGAATAAAATTGTTCAGTATTTCTACACACCAACTGTTG agtgGTACTGGGAATGTCTTCTACGACCATGGTTTTACAGGGTTCTTGCAGTCGTTTTGGCCATGTTCTCTGTAATTGTCGTGTGGTCAGAGTGTACATTTTTCAGCACAAATCCAGTTTTATCGCTATTTGCAGTTTTCATACAGCTGGCAGAAAAgacatataattatatatacatagag atggCCTGTTTTCTTACCATCTTTTTCCTAAGTATTTGTGTTTACTCCACTGTCTTCAGGATCCGTGTATTTAACTATTACTACTTAGCTTCACATCATCAGACAGATGCGTACAGTCTCCTTTTCAGTGGCAT GTTATTTTGCCGTCTTACTCCACCATTGTGCTTGAACTTTTTGGGCTTGACCCATATGGATGCAACAATCTCTCACAGAGATGCTCAGCCAACTGCTTACACATCG ataaTGGGATCAATGAGAGTGCTGTCCTTCATTGCAGATGGATTCTATATATATTATCCAATGCTTGTTGTAATTCTCTGTATTGCAACCTACTTTAG TTTAGGAACTCGTTGTTTGAATCTTTTGGGATTTCAGCAGTTCATGGGGGACAGTGAAATGACCTCCGATTTGATTGATGAAGGAAAGGAGCTAATCAGAAGAG agaaaagaaaacgACAAAGACAGGAAGAAGGTGAAAACAGAAGAAGG GAATGGAAAGAGCGGTATGGAAATAGAGAGGATTCTACCAGAAACAGGGTTGttcacacagaacaaaaagaatcCAGTTTCTCAGAGACCAATGCCAATAGAC CACTGTCAAAGTACACCCGATCAAACGGTAGGACTGAGAGAGATAGAATAGAACTTCTCCAGGATGCAGAACCTTTGGATTTTAATGCAGACTCAATTAATGATGACCCTCTTGAATCAGACTCCGGAAG GTACCAGCCTGGTGGAAGATACCTGTCAATGTCTCGAAGCGTAATATTTGATGATGTCTAa